One Rhinoderma darwinii isolate aRhiDar2 chromosome 6, aRhiDar2.hap1, whole genome shotgun sequence DNA window includes the following coding sequences:
- the LOC142656101 gene encoding uncharacterized protein LOC142656101 isoform X1, whose protein sequence is MEVLAEQIGRARLGPVPLAYIFAIALIPLWTSFSSHENSLLFSMCVIITVLVKGSLLSCWILYRATSGILRVALVSCVMIAQIILLQFSLHASLFSLIILVPPSTFTGLCIFKLHLCDRADDKCEDPVPGPRSRQVIGIFSRNAQEEYAWLASMLRRVGTVVSFSITNSNYQQFTQQVTQCTFAILYHSKTRGRLNITNVTDSLYDEELKYMSQALGKSNVIVVADDLDDSGPMIEKNILTKQPSIAQLTSGLHLFTTKEKMDGQLMEKKVKLMYNMISKGWTIEIVSDLVLVFLVIAPWFFFIYSIYHVIFLITTNLNGSFLVYYAARPPTHRDSVLPSTHPIQRQRNSPHSRGTKKGARLVGLAAVLVLMVVELSSLYWVTSSMNMVLLMAQSLGTGTFTLKLLC, encoded by the exons ATGGAGGTCCTCGCGGAGCAGATCGGGAGAG CAAGACTCGGTCCAGTCCCTCTAGCGTAT ATCTTTGCCATCGCGCTGATTCCCTTGTGGACATCGTTCTCCAGTCATGAAAACTCCTTGTTATTTTCG atgtgtgtaatcATCACAGTCCTCGTGAAAGGTTCGCTTCTCTCATGCTGGATCCTGTACAGAGCG ACATCTGGGATCCTGCGGGTGGCGCTGGTGTCGTGTGTGATGATCGCTCAGATTATTCTCCTTCAGTTCAGTCTTCACGCCTCCCTGTTCTCCTTG ATCATCCTCGTTCCTCCGTCCACCTTCACCGGACTCTGTATCTTTAAATTACATCTATGCGACCGGGCCGATGACAAGTGCGAG GATCCGGTTCCTGGTCCTCGGAGCAGACAGGTTATTGGGATATTCTCCCGGAACGCGCAGGAGGAGTACGCGTGGCTGGCCTCCATGCTGAGACGAGTGGGGACAGTAGTTTCTTTCTCGATCACAAACTCCAATTATCAGCAGTTTACACAGCAGGTCACTCAATGTACGTTCGCCATATTGTATCACTCGAAGACACGGGGACGGCTCAACATCACCAATGTGACGGACTCGCTGTACGACGAGGAGCTGAAATACATGTCGCAGGCGCTCG gtaagagtAATGTCATTGTTGTGGCTGATGACCTGGATGACAGTGGCCCCATGATCGAGAAGAACATCCTGACTAAGCAGCCGTCCATCGCTCAGCTGACCAGCGGCCTCCACCTGTTCACCACGAAGGAGAAAATGGACGGTCAACtgatggaaaaaaaagtgaaactaaTGTATAATATGATCTCTAAAG GGTGGACCATTGAGATTGTATCTGATCTA GTCTTGGTCTTCTTGGTCATAGCGCCCTGGTTCTTCTTCATCTATTCCATCTACCAT GTGATTTTCCTGATCACAACAAACCTGAACGGATCGTTTCTCGTGTATTACGCCGCTCGCCCTCCGACTCAT CGTGACTCTGTGCTTCCATCTACTCATCCCATCCAGCGGCAGAGAAACTCGCCCCACTCACGGGGGACAAAGAAG GGTGCCCGTCTGGTGGGATTAGCTGCGGTTCTGGTACTGATGGTGGTTGAGTTGTCCTCCTTGTATTGGGTAACATCAAGTATGAACATG GTCTTGCTGATGGCGCAGTCACTTGGGACGGGAACATTCACCCTCAAGCTGTTATGTTAG
- the LOC142656101 gene encoding uncharacterized protein LOC142656101 isoform X4: protein MEVLAEQIGRARLGPVPLAYIFAIALIPLWTSFSSHENSLLFSMCVIITVLVKGSLLSCWILYRATSGILRVALVSCVMIAQIILLQFSLHASLFSLIILVPPSTFTGLCIFKLHLCDRADDKCEDPVPGPRSRQVIGIFSRNAQEEYAWLASMLRRVGTVVSFSITNSNYQQFTQQVTQCTFAILYHSKTRGRLNITNVTDSLYDEELKYMSQALGKSNVIVVADDLDDSGPMIEKNILTKQPSIAQLTSGLHLFTTKEKMDGQLMEKKVKLMYNMISKGWTIEIVSDLVLVFLVIAPWFFFIYSIYHVIFLITTNLNGSFLVYYAARPPTHGARLVGLAAVLVLMVVELSSLYWVTSSMNMVLLMAQSLGTGTFTLKLLC from the exons ATGGAGGTCCTCGCGGAGCAGATCGGGAGAG CAAGACTCGGTCCAGTCCCTCTAGCGTAT ATCTTTGCCATCGCGCTGATTCCCTTGTGGACATCGTTCTCCAGTCATGAAAACTCCTTGTTATTTTCG atgtgtgtaatcATCACAGTCCTCGTGAAAGGTTCGCTTCTCTCATGCTGGATCCTGTACAGAGCG ACATCTGGGATCCTGCGGGTGGCGCTGGTGTCGTGTGTGATGATCGCTCAGATTATTCTCCTTCAGTTCAGTCTTCACGCCTCCCTGTTCTCCTTG ATCATCCTCGTTCCTCCGTCCACCTTCACCGGACTCTGTATCTTTAAATTACATCTATGCGACCGGGCCGATGACAAGTGCGAG GATCCGGTTCCTGGTCCTCGGAGCAGACAGGTTATTGGGATATTCTCCCGGAACGCGCAGGAGGAGTACGCGTGGCTGGCCTCCATGCTGAGACGAGTGGGGACAGTAGTTTCTTTCTCGATCACAAACTCCAATTATCAGCAGTTTACACAGCAGGTCACTCAATGTACGTTCGCCATATTGTATCACTCGAAGACACGGGGACGGCTCAACATCACCAATGTGACGGACTCGCTGTACGACGAGGAGCTGAAATACATGTCGCAGGCGCTCG gtaagagtAATGTCATTGTTGTGGCTGATGACCTGGATGACAGTGGCCCCATGATCGAGAAGAACATCCTGACTAAGCAGCCGTCCATCGCTCAGCTGACCAGCGGCCTCCACCTGTTCACCACGAAGGAGAAAATGGACGGTCAACtgatggaaaaaaaagtgaaactaaTGTATAATATGATCTCTAAAG GGTGGACCATTGAGATTGTATCTGATCTA GTCTTGGTCTTCTTGGTCATAGCGCCCTGGTTCTTCTTCATCTATTCCATCTACCAT GTGATTTTCCTGATCACAACAAACCTGAACGGATCGTTTCTCGTGTATTACGCCGCTCGCCCTCCGACTCAT GGTGCCCGTCTGGTGGGATTAGCTGCGGTTCTGGTACTGATGGTGGTTGAGTTGTCCTCCTTGTATTGGGTAACATCAAGTATGAACATG GTCTTGCTGATGGCGCAGTCACTTGGGACGGGAACATTCACCCTCAAGCTGTTATGTTAG
- the LOC142656101 gene encoding uncharacterized protein LOC142656101 isoform X3 gives MEVLAEQIGRARLGPVPLAYIFAIALIPLWTSFSSHENSLLFSMCVIITVLVKGSLLSCWILYRATSGILRVALVSCVMIAQIILLQFSLHASLFSLIILVPPSTFTGLCIFKLHLCDRADDKCEDPVPGPRSRQVIGIFSRNAQEEYAWLASMLRRVGTVVSFSITNSNYQQFTQQVTQCTFAILYHSKTRGRLNITNVTDSLYDEELKYMSQALGKSNVIVVADDLDDSGPMIEKNILTKQPSIAQLTSGLHLFTTKEKMDGQLMEKKVKLMYNMISKGWTIEIVSDLVLVFLVIAPWFFFIYSIYHVIFLITTNLNGSFLVYYAARPPTHRQRNSPHSRGTKKGARLVGLAAVLVLMVVELSSLYWVTSSMNMVLLMAQSLGTGTFTLKLLC, from the exons ATGGAGGTCCTCGCGGAGCAGATCGGGAGAG CAAGACTCGGTCCAGTCCCTCTAGCGTAT ATCTTTGCCATCGCGCTGATTCCCTTGTGGACATCGTTCTCCAGTCATGAAAACTCCTTGTTATTTTCG atgtgtgtaatcATCACAGTCCTCGTGAAAGGTTCGCTTCTCTCATGCTGGATCCTGTACAGAGCG ACATCTGGGATCCTGCGGGTGGCGCTGGTGTCGTGTGTGATGATCGCTCAGATTATTCTCCTTCAGTTCAGTCTTCACGCCTCCCTGTTCTCCTTG ATCATCCTCGTTCCTCCGTCCACCTTCACCGGACTCTGTATCTTTAAATTACATCTATGCGACCGGGCCGATGACAAGTGCGAG GATCCGGTTCCTGGTCCTCGGAGCAGACAGGTTATTGGGATATTCTCCCGGAACGCGCAGGAGGAGTACGCGTGGCTGGCCTCCATGCTGAGACGAGTGGGGACAGTAGTTTCTTTCTCGATCACAAACTCCAATTATCAGCAGTTTACACAGCAGGTCACTCAATGTACGTTCGCCATATTGTATCACTCGAAGACACGGGGACGGCTCAACATCACCAATGTGACGGACTCGCTGTACGACGAGGAGCTGAAATACATGTCGCAGGCGCTCG gtaagagtAATGTCATTGTTGTGGCTGATGACCTGGATGACAGTGGCCCCATGATCGAGAAGAACATCCTGACTAAGCAGCCGTCCATCGCTCAGCTGACCAGCGGCCTCCACCTGTTCACCACGAAGGAGAAAATGGACGGTCAACtgatggaaaaaaaagtgaaactaaTGTATAATATGATCTCTAAAG GGTGGACCATTGAGATTGTATCTGATCTA GTCTTGGTCTTCTTGGTCATAGCGCCCTGGTTCTTCTTCATCTATTCCATCTACCAT GTGATTTTCCTGATCACAACAAACCTGAACGGATCGTTTCTCGTGTATTACGCCGCTCGCCCTCCGACTCAT CGGCAGAGAAACTCGCCCCACTCACGGGGGACAAAGAAG GGTGCCCGTCTGGTGGGATTAGCTGCGGTTCTGGTACTGATGGTGGTTGAGTTGTCCTCCTTGTATTGGGTAACATCAAGTATGAACATG GTCTTGCTGATGGCGCAGTCACTTGGGACGGGAACATTCACCCTCAAGCTGTTATGTTAG
- the LOC142656101 gene encoding uncharacterized protein LOC142656101 isoform X2, with the protein MEVLAEQIGRARLGPVPLAYIFAIALIPLWTSFSSHENSLLFSMCVIITVLVKGSLLSCWILYRATSGILRVALVSCVMIAQIILLQFSLHASLFSLIILVPPSTFTGLCIFKLHLCDRADDKCEDPVPGPRSRQVIGIFSRNAQEEYAWLASMLRRVGTVVSFSITNSNYQQFTQQVTQCTFAILYHSKTRGRLNITNVTDSLYDEELKYMSQALGKSNVIVVADDLDDSGPMIEKNILTKQPSIAQLTSGLHLFTTKEKMDGQLMEKKVKLMYNMISKGWTIEIVSDLVLVFLVIAPWFFFIYSIYHVIFLITTNLNGSFLVYYAARPPTHRDSVLPSTHPIQRQRNSPHSRGTKKGARLVGLAAVLVLMVVELSSLYWVTSSMNMSLGTGTFTLKLLC; encoded by the exons ATGGAGGTCCTCGCGGAGCAGATCGGGAGAG CAAGACTCGGTCCAGTCCCTCTAGCGTAT ATCTTTGCCATCGCGCTGATTCCCTTGTGGACATCGTTCTCCAGTCATGAAAACTCCTTGTTATTTTCG atgtgtgtaatcATCACAGTCCTCGTGAAAGGTTCGCTTCTCTCATGCTGGATCCTGTACAGAGCG ACATCTGGGATCCTGCGGGTGGCGCTGGTGTCGTGTGTGATGATCGCTCAGATTATTCTCCTTCAGTTCAGTCTTCACGCCTCCCTGTTCTCCTTG ATCATCCTCGTTCCTCCGTCCACCTTCACCGGACTCTGTATCTTTAAATTACATCTATGCGACCGGGCCGATGACAAGTGCGAG GATCCGGTTCCTGGTCCTCGGAGCAGACAGGTTATTGGGATATTCTCCCGGAACGCGCAGGAGGAGTACGCGTGGCTGGCCTCCATGCTGAGACGAGTGGGGACAGTAGTTTCTTTCTCGATCACAAACTCCAATTATCAGCAGTTTACACAGCAGGTCACTCAATGTACGTTCGCCATATTGTATCACTCGAAGACACGGGGACGGCTCAACATCACCAATGTGACGGACTCGCTGTACGACGAGGAGCTGAAATACATGTCGCAGGCGCTCG gtaagagtAATGTCATTGTTGTGGCTGATGACCTGGATGACAGTGGCCCCATGATCGAGAAGAACATCCTGACTAAGCAGCCGTCCATCGCTCAGCTGACCAGCGGCCTCCACCTGTTCACCACGAAGGAGAAAATGGACGGTCAACtgatggaaaaaaaagtgaaactaaTGTATAATATGATCTCTAAAG GGTGGACCATTGAGATTGTATCTGATCTA GTCTTGGTCTTCTTGGTCATAGCGCCCTGGTTCTTCTTCATCTATTCCATCTACCAT GTGATTTTCCTGATCACAACAAACCTGAACGGATCGTTTCTCGTGTATTACGCCGCTCGCCCTCCGACTCAT CGTGACTCTGTGCTTCCATCTACTCATCCCATCCAGCGGCAGAGAAACTCGCCCCACTCACGGGGGACAAAGAAG GGTGCCCGTCTGGTGGGATTAGCTGCGGTTCTGGTACTGATGGTGGTTGAGTTGTCCTCCTTGTATTGGGTAACATCAAGTATGAACATG TCACTTGGGACGGGAACATTCACCCTCAAGCTGTTATGTTAG
- the LOC142656101 gene encoding uncharacterized protein LOC142656101 isoform X5, with protein sequence MEVLAEQIGRARLGPVPLAYIFAIALIPLWTSFSSHENSLLFSMCVIITVLVKGSLLSCWILYRATSGILRVALVSCVMIAQIILLQFSLHASLFSLIILVPPSTFTGLCIFKLHLCDRADDKCEDPVPGPRSRQVIGIFSRNAQEEYAWLASMLRRVGTVVSFSITNSNYQQFTQQVTQCTFAILYHSKTRGRLNITNVTDSLYDEELKYMSQALGKSNVIVVADDLDDSGPMIEKNILTKQPSIAQLTSGLHLFTTKEKMDGQLMEKKVKLMYNMISKGDFPDHNKPERIVSRVLRRSPSDSSAEKLAPLTGDKEGCPSGGISCGSGTDGG encoded by the exons ATGGAGGTCCTCGCGGAGCAGATCGGGAGAG CAAGACTCGGTCCAGTCCCTCTAGCGTAT ATCTTTGCCATCGCGCTGATTCCCTTGTGGACATCGTTCTCCAGTCATGAAAACTCCTTGTTATTTTCG atgtgtgtaatcATCACAGTCCTCGTGAAAGGTTCGCTTCTCTCATGCTGGATCCTGTACAGAGCG ACATCTGGGATCCTGCGGGTGGCGCTGGTGTCGTGTGTGATGATCGCTCAGATTATTCTCCTTCAGTTCAGTCTTCACGCCTCCCTGTTCTCCTTG ATCATCCTCGTTCCTCCGTCCACCTTCACCGGACTCTGTATCTTTAAATTACATCTATGCGACCGGGCCGATGACAAGTGCGAG GATCCGGTTCCTGGTCCTCGGAGCAGACAGGTTATTGGGATATTCTCCCGGAACGCGCAGGAGGAGTACGCGTGGCTGGCCTCCATGCTGAGACGAGTGGGGACAGTAGTTTCTTTCTCGATCACAAACTCCAATTATCAGCAGTTTACACAGCAGGTCACTCAATGTACGTTCGCCATATTGTATCACTCGAAGACACGGGGACGGCTCAACATCACCAATGTGACGGACTCGCTGTACGACGAGGAGCTGAAATACATGTCGCAGGCGCTCG gtaagagtAATGTCATTGTTGTGGCTGATGACCTGGATGACAGTGGCCCCATGATCGAGAAGAACATCCTGACTAAGCAGCCGTCCATCGCTCAGCTGACCAGCGGCCTCCACCTGTTCACCACGAAGGAGAAAATGGACGGTCAACtgatggaaaaaaaagtgaaactaaTGTATAATATGATCTCTAAAG GTGATTTTCCTGATCACAACAAACCTGAACGGATCGTTTCTCGTGTATTACGCCGCTCGCCCTCCGACTCAT CGGCAGAGAAACTCGCCCCACTCACGGGGGACAAAGAAG GGTGCCCGTCTGGTGGGATTAGCTGCGGTTCTGGTACTGATGGTGGTTGA